The Longimicrobium sp. nucleotide sequence CGGAGGGCGGCGACGCCCGCGGGATTCACGCATTCGCCGCACGGCTTGCGGCGCGGGAATGCGGCGCGGTCAAGCAACAGGACGGCGTGCCCCCGCCGGACCAGATGCGCCGCCGTCGCGCTCCCCGCCGGC carries:
- a CDS encoding FAD-dependent oxidoreductase; the encoded protein is MGAWDVVVVGAGPAGSATAAHLVRRGHAVLLLDRAAFPRRKPCGECVNPAGVAALR